The proteins below come from a single Erythrobacter sp. SG61-1L genomic window:
- the thyA gene encoding thymidylate synthase: MASHTVFGFDETAHESRHPEWQYLDLLRQVWEQGDQREDRTGIGTRSIFGAQMRFDLSEGRMPLITTKRVFWKTATREMLWFLTGETNIRPLVLQGVKIWNEWPHAKYVRATGHDIALDDFVARIAEDESFAAEWGDLGPVYGKQWVDWATYESNGDGTFRKGQGINQVAELVESLKTNPGSRRHIIEGWNVAELDQMALPPCHKTYQFHVAGDRLNCLLYQRSCDVALGLPFNLWSGALLQRMVAHQAGLEPGEFVWMGGDTHLYLNHSELVEEQLGRRPEGDPRLTIRRKPDSIFDYRIEDFEVTGYAPQGAIKAPIAV, from the coding sequence ATGGCATCGCATACCGTCTTCGGCTTCGACGAAACCGCGCATGAGTCGCGGCATCCCGAGTGGCAATATCTCGATCTGCTGCGGCAGGTATGGGAGCAGGGCGATCAGCGGGAAGACCGCACGGGCATAGGCACGCGATCCATCTTCGGCGCACAGATGCGTTTCGATCTGTCCGAAGGGCGCATGCCGCTGATCACCACCAAGCGAGTCTTCTGGAAGACGGCCACGCGTGAAATGCTGTGGTTCCTCACCGGCGAGACCAACATCCGCCCGCTGGTGCTGCAGGGTGTGAAGATCTGGAACGAATGGCCGCACGCCAAATATGTCCGCGCGACCGGGCATGACATTGCGCTGGACGACTTCGTCGCCCGTATCGCGGAGGACGAATCATTCGCGGCCGAATGGGGCGATCTCGGTCCGGTCTATGGCAAGCAGTGGGTCGACTGGGCGACTTATGAGTCCAATGGCGACGGTACGTTCCGCAAGGGGCAGGGCATCAATCAGGTCGCCGAACTGGTGGAAAGCCTGAAGACCAATCCCGGCAGCCGCCGCCATATCATCGAAGGATGGAACGTGGCGGAGCTTGACCAGATGGCGCTGCCGCCATGCCACAAGACCTACCAGTTCCATGTCGCGGGGGACCGGCTGAACTGCCTGCTCTATCAGCGTAGCTGCGATGTGGCTTTGGGGTTGCCGTTCAACCTATGGTCCGGCGCCTTGCTGCAGCGGATGGTCGCGCATCAGGCCGGGCTGGAGCCGGGCGAGTTCGTGTGGATGGGCGGGGACACCCATCTCTATCTGAACCATTCGGAACTGGTGGAGGAACAACTCGGGCGCCGGCCGGAGGGCGATCCGCGTCTGACCATACGGCGCAAGCCTGATTCGATCTTCGATTATCGGATCGAGGATTTCGAAGTGACCGGCTATGCCCCGCAGGGAGCGATCAAGGCGCCGATTGCGGTCTGA
- the purF gene encoding amidophosphoribosyltransferase, whose protein sequence is MIERDSLRDETPWDIWSDESGDDKLHEECGVFGVIGAADASAICALGLHALQHRGQEAAGITSFDGSEFFSRRGLGHVAENFSSGEALAELPGRTAAGHVRYSTTGGSGLRNIQPLYADLASGGFAIAHNGNISNAMSLKQDLVKNGAIFQSTSDTEVIIHLVATSRFPTMLDRFIDALRMLEGAYSLIVMTPEGMVACRDPLGIRPLVMGRIGDATIFASETVALDVVGAEFIREVEPGELIRVDHSGALETHRPFGNPSARPCIFEHVYFSRPDSILDNRAVYSVRKEIGVQLALESPADADLVVAVPDSGVPAAIGFSQQSGIPFELGIIRSHYVGRTFIQPSDGARHAGVKRKHNANRLIVEGKRIVLIDDSIVRGTTSLKIVQMMRDAGAKEVHFRVASPPTGWGCYYGVDTPERSKLLAGRMDLEAMRDFIQADSLAFVSIDGLYRAVGHKQRNNSCPQYCDACFTGDYPTSLTDLARRETDAAQLSLPVNKVA, encoded by the coding sequence ATGATCGAACGCGATTCCCTGCGCGACGAAACCCCGTGGGACATTTGGTCCGACGAATCGGGCGACGACAAGCTCCACGAGGAATGCGGTGTGTTCGGGGTAATCGGTGCGGCAGACGCTTCGGCGATCTGTGCGCTCGGCCTCCACGCGCTGCAGCATCGCGGCCAGGAAGCCGCCGGCATCACCAGCTTTGACGGCAGCGAGTTCTTCTCCCGCCGCGGCTTGGGCCATGTGGCGGAAAACTTCTCTTCCGGCGAGGCTCTGGCCGAACTGCCCGGCCGAACTGCGGCAGGCCATGTGCGCTATTCCACCACCGGTGGTTCCGGCCTGCGCAACATCCAGCCGCTTTATGCCGACCTCGCATCGGGTGGCTTTGCCATCGCGCACAATGGCAACATCTCCAATGCCATGTCGCTCAAGCAGGATTTGGTGAAGAACGGCGCGATCTTCCAGTCGACGTCGGATACCGAGGTGATCATCCACCTCGTCGCCACCAGCCGATTCCCCACCATGCTCGACCGCTTCATCGATGCGCTACGCATGCTGGAAGGTGCCTATTCGCTGATCGTAATGACGCCTGAAGGCATGGTGGCCTGCCGCGATCCGCTGGGCATCCGGCCACTGGTGATGGGCCGCATCGGCGATGCGACCATCTTCGCCAGCGAAACGGTTGCGCTTGACGTCGTAGGCGCGGAATTCATCCGCGAAGTGGAGCCTGGCGAACTGATCCGGGTCGATCATTCAGGCGCGCTTGAAACGCACCGCCCATTCGGCAATCCGAGCGCGCGGCCCTGCATCTTCGAACACGTCTATTTCAGCCGGCCTGACTCGATCCTCGATAACCGCGCTGTCTATTCCGTGCGCAAGGAAATCGGCGTTCAGCTGGCGCTGGAAAGCCCGGCTGATGCGGACCTGGTTGTTGCGGTTCCAGACAGCGGCGTGCCCGCCGCCATCGGTTTTTCTCAGCAATCCGGCATTCCGTTCGAACTGGGCATCATCCGTTCGCATTATGTCGGCCGCACATTCATCCAGCCTTCTGACGGCGCGCGCCATGCCGGCGTGAAGCGCAAGCACAATGCCAATCGCCTGATCGTAGAAGGCAAGCGCATCGTGCTGATCGACGATTCGATCGTGCGCGGCACCACCAGCCTCAAGATCGTGCAGATGATGCGCGATGCAGGCGCCAAGGAAGTGCATTTCCGTGTCGCCAGCCCGCCTACCGGATGGGGCTGTTATTACGGCGTGGACACACCTGAACGCTCCAAGCTGCTCGCGGGCCGCATGGACCTCGAAGCGATGCGCGATTTCATCCAGGCCGACAGCCTCGCCTTCGTTTCCATCGACGGTCTCTATCGCGCCGTGGGTCACAAGCAGCGCAACAATAGCTGCCCGCAATATTGCGACGCCTGCTTCACCGGCGATTATCCCACCAGCCTGACCGATCTTGCCCGTCGTGAGACGGACGCAGCGCAGCTCTCCCTGCCGGTCAACAAGGTCGCCTGA
- a CDS encoding SDR family NAD(P)-dependent oxidoreductase, which produces MATAFGNRPLDGQVALVTGASRGIGAATAKALAAAGAHVVITGRNAALLEEIEESIHQAGGSATIAPLDLGEPDAIARLATAISNRWDALDIMVLSAAFLPQLGPVTQIEPRYFNQALTTNVLATQALIAAFDPMLKRSKDARIVGLTSSLAQAPRPYWGAYAASKAAFEALLECHGQEVARISEIRVAILDPGATRTAMRARAYPGEDPQTVKAPEVVADRIVALVQEDFPTCHRERVQPAG; this is translated from the coding sequence ATGGCCACTGCTTTCGGTAACAGGCCGCTGGACGGTCAGGTCGCGCTCGTCACCGGTGCCAGCCGAGGCATAGGTGCCGCCACAGCCAAGGCGCTAGCCGCTGCCGGGGCGCATGTCGTCATCACCGGCCGCAATGCCGCCCTGCTGGAGGAAATCGAGGAATCGATCCATCAGGCAGGCGGCAGTGCTACTATCGCCCCGCTGGACCTTGGCGAACCGGACGCAATTGCAAGGCTCGCAACGGCAATCTCCAATCGCTGGGATGCGCTGGACATCATGGTGCTTTCGGCGGCCTTCCTGCCGCAGCTTGGCCCCGTCACGCAGATTGAACCGCGCTATTTCAATCAGGCCCTGACCACCAACGTGCTGGCGACGCAGGCGCTGATCGCCGCGTTCGATCCGATGTTGAAGCGCAGCAAAGATGCGCGGATCGTCGGCCTGACCAGCAGCCTTGCGCAGGCTCCGCGCCCTTATTGGGGTGCCTATGCCGCCAGCAAGGCCGCGTTCGAAGCGCTGCTGGAATGCCATGGGCAGGAAGTGGCTCGAATTTCCGAAATCCGCGTCGCCATTCTCGATCCCGGTGCAACCCGCACTGCAATGCGCGCTCGCGCCTATCCGGGCGAAGACCCGCAAACGGTCAAGGCGCCTGAAGTGGTGGCGGACCGCATTGTGGCGCTGGTGCAGGAGGATTTCCCCACCTGCCATCGTGAACGGGTTCAGCCGGCCGGTTAA
- a CDS encoding PilZ domain-containing protein has translation MNNERVTTRYEIAAQEDRCAPRTRITIPAQLRVSGGRGFQTVVHDLSLSGFSATAINRMYPRSICWLTLPGLEALQAEVVWWDNAICGCAFSQLLSPIVHDNIIARFRGDGIYKPV, from the coding sequence ATGAACAATGAGAGGGTAACGACCCGCTACGAGATCGCCGCGCAGGAAGATCGCTGCGCGCCGCGCACCCGGATCACCATACCCGCCCAATTGCGGGTTTCCGGCGGACGAGGCTTTCAGACCGTCGTTCACGATCTTTCGCTCTCGGGCTTTTCCGCCACAGCGATCAACCGGATGTACCCCCGTTCGATCTGCTGGCTAACCTTGCCGGGACTGGAGGCGTTGCAGGCCGAAGTCGTGTGGTGGGACAATGCGATCTGCGGCTGCGCCTTTTCACAGCTTTTGAGCCCCATCGTGCATGACAATATCATCGCGCGCTTCCGGGGCGACGGTATCTACAAACCGGTCTGA
- a CDS encoding cyclopropane-fatty-acyl-phospholipid synthase family protein: MSVEGIRRGDMLLDGSHRVHTGPTLLARLFAGGGHKLLDEFDRGLATGRLCAHLPDGTTRHLGGRAPGFEAEITLRDWRALVRLATAGSVGFYQAWEAGEWTSPDEVALFALVMANGESLGDAGRAKGPWRLAGRLLHWLNRNTRERAERNIHAHYDLGNDFYGAWLDPTMSYSSGLYYDTRRGAAALEASQHSKWQRLAQRLGNPEKLLEIGCGWGALSNYFASRGSQVTGISLSDEQLHWAASHQSGAIDFRHQDYRDVSGQFDGIVSVEMVEAVGREYWPSFFDCLARNLRPGGRAAIQFIAMREELFDGYARNADFIQAYVFPGGLLIRTSEFLRLAAERGLSWEDQEDFGIDYAETLKAWRVNFDRAVAEGRLPDGFDDRFCRLWRFYLMYCEGGFRGGGITVSQATLVKS, from the coding sequence ATGTCTGTGGAGGGGATCAGACGCGGGGACATGCTGCTTGATGGCAGCCACCGGGTCCACACCGGGCCCACTCTTCTTGCGCGCCTGTTTGCCGGGGGCGGGCACAAGCTTCTGGATGAATTCGATCGCGGCCTCGCAACGGGCAGGCTTTGCGCCCATCTTCCCGATGGCACGACGCGTCATCTCGGGGGGCGTGCTCCGGGCTTCGAAGCGGAAATCACATTGCGGGACTGGCGTGCGCTGGTCCGGCTGGCCACTGCGGGTTCGGTCGGCTTTTACCAGGCGTGGGAAGCCGGTGAGTGGACCAGCCCCGATGAAGTGGCGCTGTTTGCGCTGGTAATGGCCAATGGCGAATCGCTGGGCGATGCGGGCAGAGCCAAAGGGCCGTGGCGACTGGCCGGGCGGCTGCTCCACTGGCTCAACCGCAACACGCGGGAACGGGCGGAACGGAACATCCATGCCCATTACGATCTGGGCAATGATTTCTATGGCGCCTGGCTCGATCCCACGATGAGCTATTCCAGCGGGCTCTATTACGACACGAGGCGAGGCGCAGCGGCGCTGGAGGCTTCGCAGCATTCCAAGTGGCAGCGACTCGCTCAGCGGCTCGGCAATCCGGAAAAGCTGCTGGAAATCGGCTGCGGCTGGGGCGCGCTCAGCAATTATTTCGCCTCGCGCGGGAGCCAGGTGACCGGCATCAGCCTGTCGGACGAGCAGTTGCACTGGGCAGCCTCGCACCAGTCTGGCGCGATAGACTTCCGTCATCAGGATTATCGGGACGTTTCTGGTCAGTTCGACGGGATCGTCAGCGTGGAAATGGTGGAGGCTGTGGGCCGTGAATATTGGCCGTCCTTCTTCGATTGCCTCGCCCGCAACCTGCGCCCGGGCGGCCGGGCCGCGATCCAGTTCATCGCCATGCGGGAGGAACTGTTTGATGGATATGCCCGCAATGCCGATTTCATTCAGGCCTATGTCTTCCCAGGCGGGCTGCTGATTCGCACCAGCGAGTTCCTGCGTCTTGCCGCGGAGCGTGGCCTGTCATGGGAAGATCAGGAAGATTTCGGCATCGACTACGCCGAAACGCTGAAAGCATGGCGCGTGAATTTTGACCGGGCCGTGGCCGAGGGCCGGCTGCCGGATGGCTTCGACGATCGCTTCTGCCGCTTATGGCGTTTCTACCTGATGTATTGCGAAGGCGGCTTTCGTGGCGGCGGGATCACGGTCAGCCAGGCAACGCTGGTGAAAAGCTGA
- a CDS encoding deoxyribodipyrimidine photo-lyase, protein MTAPQIVWLRRDLRLADQRAFRAAAAAGPVIPVYVLDDDTPKHRKMGGASRWWLHHSLASLARDLEARGSRLILRRGRCDEVLAALAAETGAAAVHALRHVEPWWRNAERAVKDALPDGVTFERHDGLYLMPPGSVTSGQGGQYRIFTPFYRALLQHMPPPEPLPEPQLSAPAQWPDSERLEDWALVPNHPVWAGGFHEAWHCGEAAAHAQLEDFAERVAAYDEARNLPSIDGSSRLSPHLHFGEISPAQVWHGLDGASGAEAASFLRELVWRDYAATILRQFPNYPERSYKPEFEQFEWRDPLSDSQAADDLAAWQQGRTGYPIVDAGMRQLWATGWMHNRVRMIAASFLIKHLLIDWRHGERWFWDTLVDADYGNNGVNWQWSAGCGADANMFGRIMAPLTQSEKFDCAAYIRQWVPELSGLDAPYIHDPDSYGMRPRDYPRKRVGHREGRERALAAWGALRSG, encoded by the coding sequence GTGACCGCGCCCCAAATCGTCTGGCTGCGGCGGGATCTGCGCCTGGCCGATCAGCGGGCGTTCCGCGCTGCCGCTGCCGCCGGGCCGGTCATTCCCGTCTATGTGCTGGATGACGACACGCCGAAACATCGCAAGATGGGCGGGGCAAGTCGCTGGTGGCTCCATCACAGCCTCGCCTCGCTGGCGCGCGATCTGGAAGCGCGCGGATCGCGGCTGATCCTGCGGCGTGGCCGATGTGACGAAGTGCTGGCGGCTCTGGCGGCGGAAACCGGGGCTGCGGCGGTTCATGCCTTGCGCCATGTCGAGCCCTGGTGGCGCAATGCGGAGCGGGCCGTGAAGGATGCCTTGCCCGATGGCGTCACTTTCGAGCGGCATGACGGTCTCTATCTGATGCCGCCGGGCAGCGTGACGAGCGGGCAGGGCGGGCAATACCGGATTTTTACGCCCTTCTACCGCGCGCTGTTACAGCACATGCCGCCGCCCGAGCCGTTGCCGGAACCCCAACTTTCCGCGCCCGCCCAATGGCCTGATTCGGAAAGGCTGGAAGATTGGGCGCTGGTTCCGAATCACCCCGTTTGGGCAGGGGGCTTCCACGAAGCGTGGCACTGCGGCGAAGCGGCGGCGCATGCGCAATTGGAAGATTTCGCCGAGCGAGTCGCTGCTTATGACGAGGCGCGGAATCTGCCATCCATCGACGGGTCCAGCCGCCTTTCACCCCATCTGCATTTCGGTGAGATTTCGCCAGCGCAGGTGTGGCATGGGTTGGATGGCGCAAGTGGTGCTGAAGCCGCGAGTTTCCTGCGCGAACTTGTCTGGCGCGATTATGCCGCCACGATCCTGCGCCAGTTTCCGAACTATCCCGAACGGTCCTACAAGCCTGAGTTCGAGCAATTCGAATGGCGCGATCCGCTCAGCGACTCGCAAGCGGCGGATGATCTGGCCGCGTGGCAGCAGGGGCGCACCGGCTATCCCATCGTCGATGCCGGGATGCGCCAGTTGTGGGCCACTGGCTGGATGCACAACCGGGTGCGGATGATCGCGGCCAGCTTCCTCATCAAGCATCTGCTGATCGACTGGCGCCATGGCGAACGCTGGTTCTGGGATACTCTGGTGGATGCCGATTACGGCAATAATGGCGTGAACTGGCAGTGGTCAGCCGGGTGCGGCGCCGACGCAAACATGTTCGGGCGAATCATGGCGCCGCTGACGCAGAGCGAGAAGTTCGATTGCGCGGCCTATATCCGCCAATGGGTGCCGGAGCTTTCCGGGCTGGACGCACCTTACATCCATGATCCCGATTCCTATGGCATGCGCCCGCGCGATTATCCGCGAAAACGCGTGGGTCATCGCGAGGGCAGGGAACGGGCGCTGGCGGCCTGGGGTGCGCTCCGAAGCGGATAG